A region from the Synergistaceae bacterium genome encodes:
- the alr gene encoding alanine racemase — MRIRSTRMEVSLENYRHNYRVIREFIKEPSNSRVISVIKANAYGMGAVPVAWNLKTAGADFFAVATPDEAIELKEAGIEDPVLVLGSSPYDAADVYVERGIRVTVTDFTMAEACSKAARRQNRPAHIHMKVDSGMGRLGFLPDAALEAAKRISSLPGIDFEGIFTHFSTADSGNLTHTHSQFETFSAIADSIRNAGINVRMTHCCNSGALLFGFSHMYRDAVRPGHILNGILPSSLCPRSIPFKPCFELKTSVGALRELPSGTGISYGLTYITPETERVAVLPIGYADGYSRALSNKGEVLIRGKRCPIRGVVCMDQCIVGVSHLEKVEVGDEVVLIGSQSGETIAVEELAQMLSVPPAAIPVAFTARLPRVYCGCKYSQSGGIHS, encoded by the coding sequence ATGCGTATCCGTTCGACAAGAATGGAAGTTTCCCTGGAAAACTACAGGCACAATTATCGCGTGATCCGTGAGTTTATCAAGGAGCCCTCGAACTCCAGGGTCATCTCCGTGATAAAAGCCAACGCTTACGGTATGGGAGCCGTCCCTGTGGCTTGGAACCTCAAAACCGCTGGAGCGGATTTTTTCGCGGTGGCCACCCCAGATGAGGCAATAGAGCTGAAGGAAGCGGGAATCGAGGATCCTGTATTGGTCCTGGGTAGCTCTCCTTATGACGCGGCCGATGTTTACGTTGAGCGGGGTATCCGTGTGACCGTCACCGACTTCACGATGGCGGAGGCCTGTTCCAAAGCCGCTCGGCGTCAAAACCGGCCTGCCCATATTCACATGAAAGTGGACAGCGGCATGGGACGTTTAGGGTTTCTGCCCGACGCCGCCCTCGAAGCGGCGAAACGGATAAGCTCCCTGCCGGGAATCGACTTCGAGGGAATCTTCACTCATTTTTCCACAGCGGACAGTGGAAACCTCACTCATACCCACAGCCAGTTTGAGACCTTTTCCGCTATCGCCGATTCGATAAGAAACGCAGGGATCAACGTCCGCATGACGCATTGCTGCAACTCAGGCGCGCTGTTGTTCGGGTTTTCGCATATGTACCGTGACGCGGTGCGCCCCGGACATATTCTGAACGGCATCCTTCCGTCATCCCTTTGTCCCCGCTCCATTCCTTTCAAACCGTGCTTTGAACTTAAAACATCCGTGGGGGCCCTCCGAGAACTTCCGTCTGGGACGGGTATCAGCTACGGTCTGACCTATATCACCCCTGAGACGGAGAGGGTCGCCGTTCTTCCCATCGGTTACGCGGATGGGTACAGCCGTGCCCTGTCGAACAAAGGAGAGGTCTTGATACGGGGCAAGCGTTGTCCTATCCGAGGCGTTGTTTGTATGGATCAGTGCATCGTGGGGGTTTCGCACCTGGAGAAGGTCGAGGTGGGGGATGAAGTTGTTCTAATCGGAAGCCAAAGTGGTGAAACCATCGCCGTGGAGGAACTTGCTCAGATGCTCTCCGTTCCTCCGGCTGCGATCCCCGTCGCTTTCACCGCCCGGCTGCCGCGGGTTTACTGCGGCTGTAAATATTCTCAGAGTGGGGGCATCCACTCTTAA
- a CDS encoding glycosyltransferase family 4 protein, translating into MNIFYDHMIFQQIYGGISRYFRELIVRLLDREGVNVHLFMGLFLNRYGLDSVKGRYRGYWGLNVPVVRYTGRLRNFINKELWKFFQAKYAREAREGGRNCLYHPTYYDFRGLPRAKAALTVHDFTHERYSSLFPKDRTFEMKKKAFERADALICISESTKNDLLDLYGFRDSCKVKIIHHGYNDLSSLSNSDMSLPSTPYFLFVGPRHSYKNFDRLLNAFALSPDLRKDFRVVCFGGSVFSNKEKEQFDKLGIADKFMRYEGGDDILAVLYKNATALAFPSLYEGFGFPLLEAMSCGCPVVASDTSSIPEVVGDAALLFSPTSSEELAAQLCRVAYNSEIRKHVIQLGRERCALFSWDRCVEETFRFYEELF; encoded by the coding sequence ATGAATATCTTTTATGATCATATGATTTTCCAACAGATCTATGGCGGAATATCGAGATATTTCCGCGAGTTGATCGTTCGTCTTTTGGATCGAGAGGGTGTCAATGTTCACCTTTTCATGGGCTTGTTTCTGAATCGTTACGGATTAGACAGCGTGAAAGGTCGTTATAGGGGCTATTGGGGCTTGAATGTTCCCGTCGTTCGTTATACAGGGCGCCTACGAAACTTTATCAACAAAGAACTCTGGAAGTTTTTTCAAGCGAAATACGCGCGTGAAGCGCGTGAAGGTGGAAGAAATTGCCTTTATCACCCTACTTATTATGATTTCCGCGGATTGCCCAGAGCGAAAGCCGCTTTGACAGTTCATGATTTTACACACGAACGCTATTCTTCTTTATTCCCCAAGGATAGAACGTTTGAAATGAAGAAAAAAGCTTTTGAAAGAGCTGACGCTTTGATCTGCATCTCGGAATCGACAAAAAACGACCTTTTAGATTTGTACGGTTTTCGAGACAGTTGTAAAGTGAAGATTATTCACCACGGGTACAATGATTTGTCTTCTCTGTCGAATTCTGACATGTCTTTGCCTTCTACGCCGTATTTCTTATTCGTTGGACCAAGGCACTCGTACAAAAACTTCGACCGTTTGCTTAACGCGTTCGCTTTGTCGCCTGATTTGAGAAAAGATTTTAGAGTGGTCTGCTTTGGCGGATCCGTTTTTTCAAATAAAGAAAAGGAACAATTCGATAAATTAGGGATTGCCGATAAATTTATGCGTTATGAAGGAGGCGACGATATTTTGGCGGTCTTGTATAAAAACGCGACAGCCTTGGCTTTTCCCTCTCTTTATGAAGGATTTGGCTTCCCCCTCCTGGAGGCTATGAGTTGCGGATGTCCAGTCGTTGCGAGTGACACAAGTTCTATCCCCGAGGTGGTCGGTGACGCCGCGTTGTTGTTTTCTCCAACTTCTAGCGAGGAACTCGCAGCTCAACTTTGCCGAGTCGCCTATAATAGCGAGATTAGAAAACACGTGATCCAGTTGGGACGAGAACGTTGCGCTCTTTTTTCCTGGGACCGCTGTGTCGAAGAAACTTTTAGGTTTTACGAGGAACTCTTTTAG
- a CDS encoding class I SAM-dependent methyltransferase yields the protein MPLSYEEATITLWDDDRYRQLMLDSYLDINPVEAALRYKQSEEFAEIRRILSQKETNRLVLDLGAGNGVLSFALAECGYQVWALEPGDGAVTGRKAMERIQDSTGIRFEIIDGCGEKIPLQDECVDVVIARQVLHHAENLQKMCAEVYRVLKPRGLFLALREHVVFKDGDLEVFLSNHPMHRLTGQENAYPLRFYKNCIQAVGFSKLKTYAFWDTVLNYAPLRKREVKEMFARKISQKFHFFPLAFFPLATGARYILEIPGVSYLLSQVLNKIFKTPGTLYSFQAVK from the coding sequence TTGCCTTTATCCTACGAAGAAGCGACGATAACACTGTGGGACGATGATCGATACCGGCAATTGATGCTGGATTCCTATTTGGACATCAACCCAGTCGAAGCAGCGCTACGCTACAAGCAAAGCGAAGAATTTGCCGAAATACGGCGCATCTTATCTCAAAAGGAGACGAACCGCCTCGTTTTGGATCTTGGCGCGGGCAATGGGGTTTTATCCTTTGCTTTGGCTGAATGTGGTTATCAGGTTTGGGCGCTTGAACCAGGAGACGGGGCTGTTACAGGACGTAAAGCTATGGAGAGAATACAAGACAGCACGGGTATAAGATTTGAAATCATAGACGGCTGTGGTGAAAAAATCCCGCTGCAAGACGAGTGCGTTGACGTCGTAATCGCGAGACAAGTGTTGCATCATGCCGAAAATTTACAAAAAATGTGCGCTGAGGTTTATCGAGTTCTGAAACCGCGCGGTCTTTTTTTAGCTTTGCGGGAGCATGTCGTTTTTAAAGACGGAGATCTGGAGGTTTTTTTATCGAATCACCCCATGCATCGATTGACAGGACAAGAAAACGCCTATCCCTTGCGGTTTTATAAAAATTGTATTCAGGCTGTGGGTTTTTCCAAACTGAAAACATACGCTTTTTGGGACACGGTTCTCAATTACGCGCCACTGAGAAAACGCGAGGTCAAAGAAATGTTTGCAAGAAAAATAAGTCAAAAATTCCACTTTTTTCCTCTCGCTTTTTTCCCTCTCGCTACTGGAGCGCGCTATATTTTGGAAATACCGGGCGTCAGTTATTTGCTGAGTCAAGTATTGAATAAAATATTCAAAACGCCCGGCACACTCTATAGCTTCCAAGCGGTGAAATAA
- a CDS encoding glycosyltransferase family 61 protein, translated as MPSYRYLWRAVKDKFRKNRGVHFHDIAYIECTEEMVFLKEKFSLPDYLDIEGKSHRFFEGYDTTIPPFYVRSIKNGLCYTSGEEVYTSDGQVIVDHTRPPQIPPVRWRRFLKNVTYVKGKVAHLGLMGLENNYYHWLIDCLGCLSLLIKSHFYPDFYILSNTLSFQKQWLKLLGIKEEQIIPANQFIQAEEIIVFDFINNWRLVDFRGYRHYQRQWLPHWITDIYKNIVPYTTRQKKKKNIYISRQNAPYRAILNEKDLFSLLDKYNFTVVYLENLPVEKQIEVFVNAKTVVGIHGAGLTNSIFSDPGTPVLEINTQYYHDSSYRVLLSQTGHIYHYLIGETYNTSVPPKEENVYIEPERFDSALKTVSTL; from the coding sequence ATGCCTTCATATAGATATTTATGGCGCGCTGTCAAAGACAAATTTCGTAAAAATCGAGGAGTCCACTTTCACGATATAGCATATATAGAATGTACGGAAGAAATGGTTTTTCTGAAAGAGAAATTTTCGTTACCTGATTATCTGGACATAGAAGGGAAATCACATCGATTTTTTGAAGGATATGATACCACTATTCCCCCATTTTACGTCCGCAGCATAAAAAATGGATTGTGTTATACCTCTGGAGAAGAAGTGTACACAAGTGACGGACAAGTGATTGTGGATCATACGAGACCTCCCCAAATACCTCCAGTGCGATGGCGGCGTTTTCTTAAAAATGTTACTTACGTAAAAGGAAAAGTCGCTCATTTGGGACTGATGGGGTTGGAAAATAATTATTATCATTGGCTCATTGATTGTTTAGGATGTTTATCTCTGCTCATAAAATCTCATTTTTACCCTGATTTTTATATTCTCTCCAATACGCTGAGTTTTCAAAAACAATGGTTGAAGTTATTGGGAATAAAAGAAGAACAAATTATCCCTGCAAATCAATTCATTCAAGCAGAAGAAATTATTGTGTTCGATTTTATAAATAATTGGAGACTTGTCGACTTTAGAGGGTATCGACATTATCAAAGACAATGGTTGCCCCACTGGATTACGGATATTTATAAAAATATTGTTCCTTATACAACACGGCAAAAAAAGAAAAAAAATATTTATATCAGTCGCCAGAATGCTCCCTATCGCGCAATATTGAATGAAAAGGATTTGTTTTCTCTCCTTGATAAGTATAATTTTACCGTAGTTTATTTGGAAAACTTACCAGTTGAAAAACAGATCGAGGTTTTTGTCAACGCTAAAACTGTGGTCGGTATCCATGGCGCCGGCTTGACAAATTCCATATTCAGTGATCCAGGAACCCCTGTGCTTGAAATCAATACTCAGTACTATCATGACTCCAGTTACAGAGTTTTGCTTTCTCAAACAGGTCATATTTATCATTATTTGATTGGAGAGACCTATAATACGTCAGTTCCGCCAAAGGAAGAAAATGTTTATATTGAACCTGAAAGATTTGATTCAGCTTTGAAGACGGTTAGTACTCTATAA
- a CDS encoding glycosyltransferase family 8 protein encodes MAVYDPLGTYSRYAGVVMTSLFSNTQNKVHVTILHDATLTDDNRHRFEHTAERWQQSVSFIDVSERVFRISGNPDKITRILSRGTLYRLLIPELFNLPKAIYLDCDIVVNLDLSDLWATPIDNFSLAAAKDQLFATSDRRSHEKIRTWAMRYIPENYFNAGVLLMNLQRIRRKYDLVRDGFDFFKRYAHVADFADQDFLNVLFAGEVYFLEARFNRMLNYHDIRNSILHFAGGQQPWKIPPKIPGHFLYWKVFMESEWSDQFGDALAEVCRNKPIELYYSKECLKLLLYRIAWHLRLNKSCDFCKELMLVVKEFCLQIKTKM; translated from the coding sequence TTGGCCGTTTACGACCCCTTAGGGACTTATTCCCGCTACGCGGGCGTCGTGATGACGTCGTTGTTTTCTAATACACAAAACAAAGTTCACGTCACAATTTTGCACGATGCCACCTTGACCGACGATAACAGACATCGCTTTGAGCACACAGCGGAGCGCTGGCAACAGAGCGTAAGTTTTATCGATGTTTCGGAGCGGGTTTTCCGCATATCGGGAAACCCGGATAAGATAACGCGCATTCTTTCAAGAGGAACGCTGTATCGCCTTCTAATTCCAGAACTTTTTAACCTTCCCAAAGCGATTTACCTTGATTGTGATATTGTCGTCAACCTTGATTTATCCGACCTTTGGGCTACGCCAATAGACAATTTTTCGCTTGCGGCTGCTAAAGATCAGTTATTTGCCACGTCGGATCGTCGCAGTCATGAGAAAATCCGGACCTGGGCGATGCGATATATTCCAGAGAATTATTTTAATGCCGGCGTGCTTTTAATGAATCTGCAACGTATTCGAAGGAAATATGACCTGGTGCGGGATGGATTTGACTTTTTCAAACGTTACGCTCACGTCGCAGACTTCGCGGATCAAGATTTTCTTAATGTATTGTTTGCGGGAGAGGTTTACTTTCTGGAAGCGCGTTTTAATCGCATGTTGAATTATCATGACATACGCAATTCTATTCTCCACTTCGCAGGTGGTCAACAACCTTGGAAAATCCCTCCAAAAATTCCAGGGCATTTTTTGTATTGGAAAGTTTTTATGGAGTCCGAGTGGAGCGACCAATTCGGCGACGCGCTGGCGGAGGTTTGCAGAAATAAACCCATTGAGCTTTATTACTCAAAAGAGTGTTTGAAACTACTTTTATATCGGATTGCGTGGCATCTGCGCCTCAACAAATCTTGCGATTTTTGCAAAGAATTGATGCTGGTTGTCAAAGAGTTCTGCCTTCAAATAAAGACGAAAATGTAG
- a CDS encoding class I SAM-dependent methyltransferase has protein sequence MRLKNSGIVFEKREQNIVDDIYDKVQKMSEMTYEESCFLNGLVRYLKPKKILEIGVAAGASTCVLLNAVKDNIEIVVHSVDWSREYYRNPSQMSGWRARELFPNESRWNLHLGVDVSEVIEDSIKGGVDFLLLDTAHVHPAETLSFLSVFPYLTEDAVVVLHDVNLFSVQEYSTSYATKLLLDSVVADKITLNDFGEGYLHPNIAAFQINADTRQYINDVVRSLFFPWGMEEPERILRATEDIFRDKYPGELHELYLKSVKQNQNLYSRSVALNQPIVTFGQRALTIKRELRAMCVMCLPSSWVAFLKRVRKTLTGK, from the coding sequence ATGCGCTTGAAGAACTCGGGTATCGTTTTTGAAAAACGCGAACAAAACATTGTAGACGACATCTATGACAAAGTTCAAAAGATGTCGGAAATGACCTACGAAGAAAGTTGTTTTCTCAACGGTCTGGTACGATATCTCAAACCCAAGAAAATATTGGAGATAGGGGTCGCGGCAGGTGCCAGTACTTGTGTCTTGTTAAATGCTGTTAAAGACAACATCGAAATAGTCGTTCATTCAGTGGATTGGTCGAGGGAATATTATAGAAATCCGTCCCAAATGTCCGGGTGGAGAGCGCGAGAGCTTTTCCCCAATGAATCCAGATGGAATCTTCATCTGGGGGTCGACGTATCGGAGGTCATCGAAGACTCTATAAAAGGCGGCGTCGATTTTTTGTTGTTGGATACCGCTCACGTACACCCTGCGGAGACGCTGAGCTTTCTTTCCGTGTTTCCCTATCTCACAGAAGATGCCGTCGTCGTTTTGCACGACGTGAATTTATTTTCCGTCCAGGAGTATTCAACGTCCTACGCCACAAAACTTTTGCTCGACAGCGTCGTCGCGGACAAAATCACTTTAAACGACTTCGGAGAGGGGTATCTCCATCCGAACATCGCCGCCTTTCAGATCAACGCAGACACGCGCCAATACATCAACGACGTGGTGCGAAGCTTATTTTTTCCCTGGGGAATGGAAGAGCCGGAAAGAATTTTACGGGCTACAGAGGACATTTTCAGGGATAAATATCCCGGTGAGCTTCATGAGCTGTACTTGAAGAGCGTCAAACAGAACCAGAATCTGTATAGCCGCTCCGTCGCTCTGAATCAGCCTATTGTGACGTTCGGACAGAGAGCCCTGACGATAAAGAGAGAGTTGCGCGCGATGTGCGTCATGTGCTTACCTTCCTCATGGGTGGCGTTTCTCAAGAGAGTCAGAAAAACATTGACAGGAAAATGA
- a CDS encoding class I SAM-dependent methyltransferase gives MNDYDYSVYYRFWHDDTAEHQTQMISYCKSFLSPLLKDTPPSTPILDVGCGTGFALLALKHMGFANLHGIERDAAQYESSLSKGLQVTLTDNTEGYLGGFPQTYDVVLLLDVLEHIPVEKQIGFLRAIYSALRPDGKLILQVPNACSPFGLYFRYNDYTHHSSFTSHSLQFVCVNAGFNSFAIQNIGKDLPEPSWRGLVYWGLTYWSSDSRKNLRHYLHHRKSRLFRSWWKRNFMWEFGYSPQQMEQYAFVFTPNILAVAQKGASSE, from the coding sequence ATGAACGATTATGATTACAGCGTCTATTATCGATTTTGGCACGATGATACCGCGGAACATCAAACACAAATGATTTCGTATTGCAAAAGTTTCCTGTCTCCGTTATTGAAGGATACTCCTCCATCCACGCCCATACTTGATGTGGGGTGTGGAACAGGTTTCGCTCTGCTTGCTTTAAAACATATGGGATTTGCAAACTTACATGGCATCGAAAGAGACGCGGCACAGTACGAAAGTTCTTTGAGCAAAGGGTTGCAGGTGACTCTTACCGACAACACTGAGGGCTACCTTGGAGGTTTCCCCCAGACCTACGATGTCGTTTTGTTGCTGGATGTTTTGGAACATATTCCCGTAGAAAAACAAATAGGTTTTTTGAGAGCGATTTATTCGGCGTTGCGCCCTGATGGGAAACTCATACTACAGGTTCCGAATGCGTGTTCACCTTTTGGTCTTTATTTTCGCTATAATGATTACACGCATCATTCTAGTTTTACGTCTCACTCTCTTCAATTTGTTTGTGTAAACGCGGGGTTTAATTCTTTTGCTATCCAAAACATTGGCAAAGATCTTCCTGAACCATCTTGGCGAGGTTTAGTTTATTGGGGGTTGACCTATTGGAGCTCTGATTCTCGAAAAAATCTAAGGCATTACCTTCACCATAGAAAATCTCGTCTTTTTCGTAGCTGGTGGAAAAGAAATTTCATGTGGGAATTTGGATATTCTCCGCAACAAATGGAACAATACGCGTTTGTTTTTACTCCAAATATATTAGCGGTGGCACAAAAAGGAGCATCATCTGAATGA
- a CDS encoding ABC transporter ATP-binding protein, which yields MSDTVIKIENLGKKYTLAHKRPQNYITFRDVLMDRAKRLGYRLTHPLFSNNTTNNTTRAPSTEEFWALSDIAFDVKQGERVGIIGRNGAGKSTLLKVLSRITEPTMGRVSIKGRIASLLEVGTGFHPELTGRENIYLNGAILGMSKAEIKKNFDAIVDFAGVERFLDTPVKHYSSGMYVRLAFAVAAHLDTEILLIDEVLAVGDAEFQKKCMGKMDEVSHKEGRTILFVSHNMGAIGQLTERVFVLEKGKLIFADETKKAVDFYVLQAKPLQNMEDLETLPRKFYYSQEVVISRVYVDLPEKGITTNTPLRFRMTLKAKRDITASRVSATIFSDYAYPIGSFFTDSTLNMKQNETAEYIVEVRDHRLAPGSYHCGFAVGTGNQETAHRDYDVVFEVSPFEVLYSHEVLNWNANWGGIVYSAPSIKKAELTQ from the coding sequence ATGTCGGATACGGTCATCAAAATCGAAAATCTGGGCAAGAAGTACACGTTAGCCCATAAGCGACCTCAAAACTACATCACGTTCCGCGATGTGCTGATGGACCGCGCGAAACGCCTGGGTTACCGGTTGACGCATCCTCTTTTCTCGAACAACACGACGAACAACACGACGCGAGCGCCGAGCACCGAGGAGTTTTGGGCGCTCTCGGACATAGCTTTCGACGTGAAGCAGGGCGAGCGGGTGGGTATTATCGGTCGCAACGGCGCGGGCAAGTCCACGTTGCTCAAGGTCCTCTCTCGCATCACGGAACCGACAATGGGCCGCGTCTCCATCAAGGGACGGATAGCGAGCCTTCTGGAAGTGGGGACAGGCTTCCACCCCGAACTGACGGGCCGGGAAAACATCTATCTGAACGGCGCGATTCTAGGCATGAGCAAGGCTGAAATCAAGAAAAACTTTGACGCCATCGTGGACTTCGCCGGAGTGGAACGGTTTTTGGACACCCCGGTCAAGCATTACTCAAGCGGCATGTACGTCCGCCTCGCTTTCGCCGTGGCCGCTCACCTGGACACGGAGATTCTCCTGATCGACGAGGTCCTGGCTGTGGGTGACGCCGAGTTCCAGAAAAAGTGCATGGGCAAAATGGACGAGGTCAGCCACAAGGAAGGCCGAACGATTTTGTTTGTGAGTCATAATATGGGGGCGATTGGGCAGCTTACCGAGCGGGTGTTCGTCTTGGAAAAAGGGAAGCTGATTTTTGCGGACGAAACGAAAAAAGCCGTTGATTTTTATGTGCTTCAGGCAAAACCGCTTCAAAATATGGAAGACCTCGAAACATTGCCCCGAAAATTCTATTATTCGCAAGAAGTGGTGATCAGTAGGGTTTATGTTGATCTACCTGAAAAAGGGATTACTACCAACACGCCCTTACGCTTTCGAATGACATTGAAAGCAAAACGCGACATCACCGCTTCCAGAGTGAGCGCGACGATTTTTAGTGATTATGCGTACCCTATTGGAAGTTTTTTCACGGATTCTACGCTGAATATGAAGCAAAACGAAACGGCGGAGTATATCGTAGAAGTTAGGGATCATCGTTTGGCTCCAGGATCGTACCATTGCGGATTTGCGGTAGGTACAGGCAACCAGGAAACGGCTCATAGAGATTATGACGTCGTTTTTGAAGTGTCTCCTTTTGAGGTTTTGTATTCTCATGAAGTATTGAATTGGAATGCCAATTGGGGAGGAATCGTATACTCTGCCCCTTCAATAAAAAAGGCGGAGCTAACTCAATGA
- a CDS encoding ABC transporter permease, with product MSANMEMKMKNLEMKNLENFDFIIEPNRTTSAFLKELIRYRELFYFLAWRDILVRYKQTTIGIAWSVIRPFLTMVVFSVVFGRLAKLPNEGVPYPILVFSAMLPWQYFANAMQESSNSLVAESRLISKVYFPRLIVPTSSVIVSAVDFLISLTLLGILMLWYGFTPSPGIVFLPFFFLLATLTALGVGFWLSALNVKYRDFRYIVPFLVQFGLYVSPVGFSSSIVPERWRALYSLNPMVGVIDGFRWCVQGTGFFYLPGFILSIAASVLLFWSGVKFFRRTERFFADFI from the coding sequence ATGTCGGCTAACATGGAAATGAAAATGAAAAATCTGGAAATGAAAAATCTGGAAAATTTCGATTTCATCATAGAACCCAACCGAACGACATCGGCTTTCCTCAAAGAGCTGATCCGTTACCGAGAACTCTTTTACTTTCTGGCGTGGCGTGACATTTTGGTGCGTTACAAACAAACGACGATAGGTATTGCCTGGAGCGTCATTCGGCCGTTCTTAACCATGGTGGTATTCAGCGTCGTTTTCGGCCGCTTGGCGAAACTCCCCAACGAGGGTGTTCCGTATCCGATTCTGGTGTTTTCCGCGATGCTTCCGTGGCAGTATTTCGCCAACGCCATGCAGGAAAGTTCAAACTCTCTAGTGGCGGAGTCTCGCTTGATCAGCAAGGTTTATTTTCCCCGTTTGATCGTGCCCACCAGTTCCGTGATTGTCAGCGCGGTGGATTTTTTGATCTCTCTAACGCTTTTGGGGATTTTGATGTTGTGGTACGGCTTTACCCCATCACCCGGCATCGTGTTCCTCCCGTTCTTTTTCCTTCTGGCGACACTGACGGCTTTGGGCGTGGGATTTTGGCTGTCGGCGCTAAACGTGAAATATCGGGATTTCCGCTATATTGTCCCCTTTTTGGTGCAGTTCGGGCTTTACGTCTCGCCTGTGGGCTTCTCTAGCTCCATCGTTCCTGAGAGGTGGCGCGCGCTCTACAGTTTGAACCCTATGGTTGGAGTGATCGACGGCTTCCGGTGGTGCGTCCAGGGCACAGGGTTCTTCTACCTTCCGGGCTTCATCCTCTCCATCGCGGCATCTGTCCTCCTTTTCTGGAGCGGCGTGAAGTTCTTCCGCCGTACCGAGCGCTTCTTCGCGGACTTTATCTGA
- a CDS encoding ArsR family transcriptional regulator, protein MKFFLNPDVTAYLRGLADEFGESTNAVRVELNRLCAAGFLRNTSTDGGGRRKSYSANRGHPLFPELQRIVQKVMGIDQLVDGVIERLGSIKLALITGDYASGIDSGIIDLTLVGDVDKPYLNDLVEKVEGLIARKVRVLVLSPDEYAKLLGNLKPEESLFLWGDKNSFSLERVKNVG, encoded by the coding sequence ATGAAGTTTTTTTTGAACCCTGACGTAACGGCTTACCTTCGAGGGCTTGCTGACGAATTCGGGGAATCTACTAATGCTGTGCGGGTGGAACTGAATCGTTTGTGCGCGGCGGGGTTTCTGCGGAATACCTCAACAGATGGGGGCGGGAGGAGAAAAAGCTATAGCGCCAACCGCGGCCACCCTCTCTTTCCAGAGTTACAACGTATTGTGCAGAAAGTCATGGGCATCGACCAGTTGGTGGACGGAGTTATTGAGCGTTTGGGCAGCATCAAGCTGGCGTTGATCACGGGAGATTACGCCAGTGGCATCGACAGCGGGATTATCGATTTGACGCTGGTGGGAGATGTGGATAAACCATATTTGAATGATCTGGTCGAAAAAGTGGAGGGTTTGATCGCCCGCAAGGTCCGTGTTCTCGTATTGTCGCCGGACGAGTATGCAAAGTTACTGGGGAATTTGAAGCCGGAGGAGTCTTTGTTTCTGTGGGGAGACAAGAACAGTTTTTCGTTGGAGCGTGTCAAGAATGTCGGCTAA